The stretch of DNA GGTTTTGGAAAATCTTAAAAAAACTGGCTAAAGAAGCTGGTATTCAGAGCGAATTAACTCCGCATACCCTTCGGCATTCCTTTGCAACACATCTTATCGAAAATGGCGCCGATTTAAAAGCAGTCCAAGAAATGATGGGACATGCTGATATTTCTACCACACAAATTTATACTCAAATAACGAAGACAAGATTAAAAGATGTTTATAGTAAATTCCATCCTAGAGCTTAATAGTATACTAGTTACATAAAAAGTTTAAAAAATGTCGAAAAGCTGCCAAATTTAATGGCAGCTTTTTCTTGTAATTTTACTAGAGTTTAGTAAAATAAAGAGGTCAGACTTCTGACGTTGGATTTTTTAAAGTATAAATAATCCTTTCTGATAAGGGCATTCTATTGTTATTAATTAACAAAGTAAATTATTTTTATTTATAGAAAAAGGAGGCAGACTAGAATGGCTATAAATACATATAAACGTATATTTCTGATCGTAATGGACTCTGTAGGAATTGGGGAATCTCCGGATGCAGACCAATTTGGTGATAAGGGTGCAGATACGCTGGGACATATTGCTGAAAAAATGAATGGACTCAACATGCCAAACATGGGGAAATTAGGCTTGAGTAATATCCGTGAGATTAAAGGAATAGAAAAAGTAGCAAAACCATTAGCATACTATACAAAAATGATGGAAGCTTCGAACGGTAAAGACACTATGACAGGCCATTGGGAGATTATGGGGTTGAATATTCAAACACCTTTTCGGGTATTTCCCGATGGATTTCCAGATGAGTTGCTTTCAGAATTAGAGGAACGCACAGGTCGAAAGATTATTGGCAATAAACCCGCTAGTGGAACGGAAATTCTTGATGAACTAGGGGAAGAGCATATGAAAACAGGAGCATTGATTGTTTATACTTCTGCGGATTCTGTACTTCAAATAGCAGCTCATGAAGAAATCATTCCAATTGAAGAGCAATATAAAATTTGTAAAATTGCCCGTGAATTAACCCTAGATGAAAAGTATATGGTGGGTCGTGTTATTGCCCGACCATTCTTAGGTGAACCAGGTAATTTTAAAAGAACTGCTAACCGTCATGACTATGCATTAAAACCATTTGACAGAACGGTTATGAGTGAGATGAAAGACGCTGCTTTAGATGTAATTGCAATTGGAAAAATTTCTGATATCTATGATGGAGAAGGTGTAACCCAGTCACTTAGAACCATTTCCAATATGGATGGTATGGATAAACTAGTGCAGACACTTGATATGGACTTTACGGGAATGAGTTTCTTGAATTTAGTAGATTTTGATGCTTTATTTGGACATCGACGTGATCCAGAAGGCTATGGAAATGCACTTGAAGAATATGATGCACGCTTACCGGAAGTTTTTGCCAAGATGAAAGATGATGATTTATTGATCATTACGGCAGACCATGGTAATGATCCAGTAGCACCTGGAACGGACCACACACGTGAATATGTCCCATTGATCGTCTATTCTAAGCAAATGACAGAAGGTAAAGAACTTCCTATTCGCGAAACATTTGCTGACATTGGGGCAACGGTAGCAGATAACTTTAAAGTGAAGATGCCTAATTTCGGAAAAAGCTTCTTACAAGAACTGAATTAAGGGGGAATGAAAATGAATATCGAAAACATTCAAAATGCTGCAGGATTTTTAAAAGAAAAGTACACAAATACACCAAAAGTTGGCCTAATCTTAGGTTCCGGTCTAGGGGTTTTAGCAGATGAAATTGAGAATCCCGTGAAAATACCTTATAACGAAATCCCTGATTTCCCTATTTCGACAGTTGAAGGGCATGCGGGACAGCTTGTTTTTGGCCTGCTAAATGGTGTTGAAGTTGTTGCAATGCAAGGACGTTTCCATTTCTATGAAGGCTATGGGATGGATAAAGTAACCTTCCCAGTCCGTGTTATGAAAGAACTTGGTGTAGGTATGCTGATTGTGACAAATGCAGCCGGTGGGGTAAATGAAAGCTTTGAAGCAGGAGATTTAATGATTATCACCGATCATATTAATTTTATGGGGACAAATCCATTAATCGGACCAAATGATTCCAAATTAGGCGCACGTTTCCCGGATATGTCGGAACCGTACTCAAAAGAATTGCGGGCAATTGCAAAAGAAATTGCATCTCAAATTAAGATAAATGTTAAAGAAGGCGTTTATTTTGGAAATCCAGGACCAGTGTACGAAACTCCGGCGGAAGTTAGAATGGTAAGAACACTTGGTGGCGATGCGGTGGGAATGTCTACTGTTCCTGAGGTTATTGTTGCCCGTCATAGCGGGATGAAGGTACTAGGAATTTCCTGCATTTCTAATATGGCATCAGGGATTCTTGATCAGCCATTAACACATGATGAAGTCATTGAAACAACTGAAAGAGTGAAAGCAAACTTTCTATTATATATAAAAGAAATCGTTAAAAGCATCGCAAAATAATCCAAAAATATCTTATAGAAGTGGTGATAAAAATGAGAATGGTTGACTTAATTGAGAAAAAGAGAGATGGGCAAGAACTAACCACGGAAGAAATTAAGTTTATTATCAATGGATACACGGATGGATCCATTCCAGATTATCAAGTAAGTGCATTAACCATGGCCATCTTTTTTCAAGGGATGACTGAAAAAGAAAGAGCAGATTTGACGATGGCAATGGTTGAATCGGGCGATCAAATTGATTTATCTCAAATTGAAGGAATTAAAGTGGATAAGCACTCTACTGGTGGGGTGGGAGATACAACAACCCTAGTTCTGGGTCCGCTAGTTGCTGCCCTCGATGTTCCAGTTGCAAAAATGTCAGGCCGCGGTTTAGGTCATACTGGCGGTACGATTGACAAATTAGAAGCAGTAAAAGGCTTCCATGTTGAGATTAAGAACGAGGAATTCATTGAGTTAGTTAATAAAAACAAAATAGCGGTAATTGGGCAAAGTGGCAACTTAACACCGGCTGATAAAAAGTTATATGCCTTAAGAGATGTAACAGCAACTGTTAATAGTATTCCATTAATTGCTGGCTCAATCATGAGCAAGAAAATTGCGGCTGGTGCAGATGCCATTGTCCTAGATGTAAAAACGGGTGCTGGTGCATTCATGAAGACGTTAGATGACTCAAGAGAACTGGCTAAAGCAATGGTAGGTATCGGAAACAATGTTGGAAGACGAACGATGGCTGTAATTTCTGACATGAGTCAGCCACTCGGGTTTGCGATTGGAAATGCGCTTGAAGTGAAGGAAGCGATTGATACATTAAAGGGTGAAGGTCCTGAGGACTTAACCGAGCTTTGCTTAACGCTCGGCAGTCACATGGTTTACTTAGCCGAAAAGGCAAGTTCATTAGCCGAAGCACGCAAGATGCTTGAAAATGTCATTAAAGATGGCTCTGCACTTGAGAAGTTTAAGGTCTTCCTGAGTTCTCAAGGTGGAGATGCATCGATTGTGGATGATCCTTCTAAAATGCCGCAGGCTCAATTTACATTCGAACTAGAAGCAAAGGAAGATGGGTATGTATCCGAAATCGTTGCGGATGAGGTAGGGACTGCTGCAATGATTTTAGGAGCAGGAAGAGCGACAAAAGATTCAGTCATCGATTTAGCTGTTGGACTTGTTCTAAGAAAGAAAATAGGGGACCAAGTGAAAAAAGGCGAATCATTGGTAACGATTTACAGTAACTTTGAAGATGTAAATGCAGTGAAAGAAAAACTTTATGAAAATATAATTGTTTCCTCAGAAAAAGTAGAGGCACCAATCTTAATACATGAAGAAATAACTCTATAATAGATAGACGCAAGAGTCCAGGAAAAATTTCCTGGACTTTTTTGTATTACAGAAAGGAAAATACTGTATAAAGTTGTTAGATTTGGAAAAAATGGAATCTATATAAAGAATGGAGGGTTATGCGAATGAAACGATATATCTCTTTACTAGTAGTAGCCTTGTTACTTACAAGTTTATGGATTCCATCTGTATCCGCAGAAGAAAAAACGAGCTCTGATATAACAAATAATGTAAGGTCAGCGATTTTAATTGAGCGCGATACAGGTCAAATTCTTTATGAGAAAAATAGTAATGAGGAGCTTCCACCAGCTAGTATGACAAAAATAATGACCATGCTGCTTATTATGGAAGCAATTGATAAAGGAAAACTAAAATGGGATGAAAATGTTCGTACGAGTGAGTATGCTGCCTCAATGGGAGGGTCGCAAATCTTCCTTGAACCTGGAGAAGAAATGACGGTTAAACAAATGCTCCAGGGGATTGCGATTGGTTCTGGAAATGATGCTTCTGTAGCAATGGCAGAGAAAATTGCAGGATCAGAAGAAGCCTTTGTTGATATGATGAATGACAAAGTCAAGGAACTTGGTTTAAAGAATACGATCTTTAAAAATACTACAGGTCTTCCAGGAAGCGGTCATTATAGTTCAGCACATGATATGGCGATTATGGCCAAGGAGCTATTAAAATATGAAGACATTACAAAATTCACGGGAATGTATGAAGCGTATCTACGTGAAAATACAGATAAAAAATTCTGGCTTGTCAATACCAATAAATTAGTGCGCTTTTATCCAGGCGTAGATGGTCTAAAGACAGGATTTACAGCTGAAGCGAAGTATTGTTTAACAGCAACTGCGCAAAAGGATGGCATGCGCGTAATTGCGGTCGTTTTTGGAGCGCCGACATCAAAAGAAAGAAATGCCCAAGTGACAAAGATGCTCAATTATGCTTTTGCCCAATATCAAACACACCCAATGTACAAACGTAATCAAGTGATTGGCGATGCTCATGTTAACAAAGGCAAAGACAAGAAAGTTGAAGCAATAACAAGTGAACCTCTATCTTTACTCACAAAAAAAGGTGAGAAAACAGAAGATGTTAAACGAAAAGTAATATTAAAAAAAGACCTTAACGCCCCTGTTAATAAAGGAGATACGGTTGGAACCATTCAACTTGTCAAAAATGGAAAAGTAGTCCTTGAGAGTGAGTTAGTGGCGAAAAACGACGTCAAAGAAGCGAACTGGTGGACGCTCTATAAACGTTCATTCGGAATGTTTACCAAAGCAGGTAAGTAGAAGTAGCTTAAGGGAATGTCGAATTCCTACTTTTTTTAGCAAATATCAACTAGTTTTGTCTTGTTAGAAGGAGATTGCTCTAACGGTAACGAATTGACTCACTATACCAGATGAAGGAGGCTAGGGATAGTGAGTCTTAACATTGAAATGGAAATAAAACATGATGTTTTATTGCTGCGATTAAGTGGAGAGCTTGATCATCATACAGCGGACGAATTACGAGAAAAAGCTGCTAATGCCATTGAAAAGAATGATATTCGTCATATAGTTTTAAATCTAGAACAGCTTTCTTTTATGGATAGCTCTGGGTTAGGTGTCATTTTAGGGCGATACAAGCAAATAAAGCAGGTGCATGGTGAAATGGTCGTATGTGCGATTTCCCCAGCAATACAACGATTATTCGATATGTCGGGGATGTTCAAGATCATAAAACTTGAACCGACTGAAGAGTTTGCATTGCAAAGATTGGGGGTGGCCTGATATGAAGAATCAAATGAATCTTCAATTCAGCGCTTTAAGTCAAAATGAATCATTTGCCCGTGTCACAGTTGCTTCTTTTATTGCGCAGCTTGACCCTACAATGGATGAGTTGACTGAGATCAAAACAGTTGTTTCTGAAGCAGTAACAAATTCCATCATACATGGTTATGAAAATGACCCAAATGGGATTGTTTATATCCAGGTAACCATTGAAGACAATATAGTGGACATTTCAATCAAAGATGTCGGATTAGGTATTGTAGATGTGGAGGAAGCTCGACAGCCATTATTTACAACGAAGCCAGATCTAGAAAGATCTGGTATGGGATTCACTATCATGGAAAATTTCATGGATGAGGTTGAGGTTCTCACACAGCCAGGTAAAGGAACCGAAGTAAGACTAAAAAAGCATTTACACACAAGCAAAATGCTATGCAATTAAGGAGACTTGCCAATGGATGTGGAGGTCAAAAAAGATAAAGCGCAAACGTATTTAAAGGACCATGAAGTTAAAGAGCTTATTAAGAAAAGCCAAGATGGCGACCAAGCAGCAAGAGACCATATTGCTGAAAAAAATATGCGTCTTGTTTGGTCCGTTGTCCAGCGGTTTCTAAACAGAGGATATGATCCAGATGATCTTTTCCAAATTGGATGTATCGGACTGCTGAAATCTGTAGATAAGTTTGATCTTTCCTATGATGTGAAGTTTTCTACCTATGCGGTTCCAATGATTATTGGTGAAATCCAAAGGTTTATTCGTGATGATGGAACGGTAAAGGTTAGCCGTTCTTTAAAGGAAATGGGAAACAGAATTCGAAAGGCGAAGGATGAATTATCGAAAACATATGGAAGAATTCCAACTGTTAACGAAATTTCAGAGCATCTTCAACTATCGCCAGAGGATGTTATTCTCGCCCAGGAAGCAAGTCGGACACCATCTTCTATTCATGAAACTGTTTATGAAAATGATGGTGATCCAATTACCTTGTTAGACCAGATCGATGATGGAAATGAAGGTAAATGGTTTGATAAAATTGCTTTAAAAGAAGCGATTCGGGAATTGGATGAACGTGAGCGACTTATAGTTTATTTACGCTATTATAAAGACCAAACGCAATCTGAAGTTGCAGTGAGGTTAGGGATTTCGCAGGTGCAAGTTTCAAGACTTGAAAAAAAGATTTTACAACAAATGAAGGACCGAATGGATCTCTAATCCATTCGGTCTTTTTTTTTTAGTAAAGAAAGGATTTTTGCTCATACTATTTATACAAGGAAATCAATGTGTGGGGAGTGAATGTTTTGGAAAAAACAGTCTACATCCGCATGCGGAATCGTGTTCTGGCAAAACCGGAAGAAAGTATCTATTTAATGGATATAGCACAAATCATTGCCCCAGAATCAATAATCTCTGAATTAAAAAAAATGAAAGTCCATCAGATATCTGTAAAGGACAAAAACATTGTCATCATTGATGTCATGAAAGTTATTCGATTGATTTCAAGTTTAATCGAGGATGTAGATGTCCAAACCATTGGACCGGCGCAAACAATTATTGAAGTAATAATGAAGAAAAAACAAATGTCGTTTCCTTTTTTTATCTTAATTTGGTTTTTATTATTTTTTGGTTCAGCAATGGCTATAATGAATTTTCATGACGATGTAAGTATGCGGAGTGTTCAGGAAAAGTTATACAAAATTATTACAGGTGTGGAAGACACCAAACCATGGATATTTCAAATCCCCTATTCAATTGGGTTAGGTCTAGGAATGATTTTATTCTTTAATCATGTATTTCAAAAAAGGATTAACGAAGAACCAAGTCCCCTGGAAGTCGAGATGTTTAACTATCAAATGGATTTAGATAACTATGTCATTATTCATGAAAATAAGGAAAGTATGAAACGTACAAATGACGATTAAAGTAATCAGTGTAATGTTTATCGGACTTGCAGGTGGATTAGCAGTTGGTTCGGGTTTTGTAGCTTTTCTGACAGTACTTGGAATTATCCCTCGATTGACACAGTTGTCGAAAACAATGAAAATGATTCGACACTATGAATGGGCTGTAGTATTAGGAGCGCTAACAGGCTGCGCAGGAAGCTTGAGAGATCCAATATTAGGGTTATCCCCATATTTTATGTTACCTCTTGGATTGGTTGGAGGTGTATTTGTTGGGATGTTAGCCGCTGGGTTAACAGAGGTTTTAAACGTGTTCCCCGTCCTTGCAAAAAGGTTAGGAATTGATGGGAAAATTATTATTTTAATCATGGCAATTGTATTAGGGAAAATTGTTGGTTCAATTTTCCAATGGGTCTATTTTGTTCATCATTAAAGGAAGTAATGAAAGGACATCCTAGAATGAGTATTCGCAGGCGGGTTATATTAATTACTGATGGTGATGAATATGCAAAAAGGGCTGTTGAGCATGTTGCACATGAAGTGGGAGGGCGTTGTATTACGCAGTCTTATGGGAATCCTTCTGCTCTAACAGGGGAGGAGCTCGTAAAATTAATTAAAAAGGCTGCTAATGACCCGGTATTAGTTATGTTTGACGACAGTGGACTTGTGGGTGAGGGAGCAGGGGAACGAGCATTAAAATATGTTGCCACTCATAAGGATATTGAAGTCTTAGGGATTATTGCGGTTGCTGCCAAAACCCACCAGGCAGAGTGGACGAGAATCGATGTAAGTATTGACCGAGATGGTGAAATAACGCCTTATGGTGTTGATAAACATGGTATACCAGAACTTGAGATAGGCAGATTAAATGGTGATACTGTATACTGCCTTGATGAATTAGATGTTCCAATTATCGTTGGAATTGGAGATGTCGGGAAAATGGCAAGGCGTGACCACTATGAGCGCGGTGCCCCCATTACGAAAAAAGCGGTAGAGCTAATACTCGAAAGGAGTGGATTTCGTGACGAAAGAGACCGAACAAGCATGGCCGATTCCTGAATCCCTGCAAGAAATTGAACATTATATGAAACAGCGGGTGGGTCTAGGTGTAAGTTTTGATTTTGGTGTTCGAAAGTTAAAAATTCTAAAAAAGGATGTCCACTTTTATTGGATAACTGGTTTATGTGATACTCAATTTATTATTGAAACTGTAGAAGAACTGGTACGCATAAATGATCATGAAAAATTGTCTGCAGACCTCTTTAAAATAGTCGAAAACAGACTCGTCAATCAATCAGTTAGTCCAATTAAAACACTTGATGAAATGGTCACCCAAGTTTTATCTGGATTAATTGTTGTGGTAGTGGAGGGAGCAAATACTGCTCTTGCCGTTGACGTCCGAAGTTATCCAGGTCGTTCTCCTCAGGAGCCAGATACTGAGAAAGTAGTTAGAGGTTCTCGTGATGGCTTTGTTGAAAATATTGTTATAAATACTGCATTAACTAGAAGAAGAATACGTGATGAACGACTGCGCTTTGAGATTATGAAGGTGGGTGAACGGTCGAAAACGGATATCGCAATTGGCTATATAAATGATATTGCAGATCCAGATTTAGTTAATATTCTCCGTAAAGAACTTAAGGCCATAAAAATAGATGGTATCCCGATGGCTGATAAAACAATAGAAGAATTCATTTTAAAACAAGGATTTAATCCTTATCCGTTAGTCAGATACACAGAACGTGCTGATGTGGCCGCTGCACATCTATTAGAAGGACATGTGATCATTTATGTGGACACATCACCAAGTGTAATCATCGCACCAACCACATATTTCCATCATGTACAACATGCAGAGGAGTTTCGTGAAGCTCCTGTTATGGGGACATTCGTCAGATGGTCTCGGTTTCTAGGCATTTTAACATCCATTTTTTTACTTCCATTATGGCTATTGTTCGTGTTAGAACCATCTTTATTGCCTGATAAATTATCGTTTATTGGACCTAACGAACAAACCAATATTCCAATAGTGGTACAGATATTATTAGCAGATTTTGGACTAGAATTTTTAAAGATAGCCGCCATACATACACCTACACCACTATCGACAGCCATGGGTTTAATTGCTGCCGTGTTGATTGGTCAGATTGCTATCGAAGTTGGTTTGTTTGTTCCTGAGGTAATATTATATGTTGCGGTTGCAGGTATTGGTACGTTTACCACACCGAGTTATGAGTTAAGTGTTGCAAATAAAATAGGCAGGATCGTATTGATCATTCTCGTTTCGATTTTCCATACACCAGGCTTCGTAATTGGTGCAACCTTGCTGTTTATTCATCTGGTAACAACTCGTACTTTAAATACACCGTATTTTTGGCCATTTCTTCCTTTTGAACCAAAGGGATTCTTGCAAATTATTTTCCGTAGGGCAGTACCAGGGTCGATTCTTCGACCAAGCATTGTTCACCCGAGGAATCGGTACCGTCAACCACCTAAAGGAGAATAATTTATTGCGGATTGCGAAAGGGTATGCTAAAGTAATTTTAATTATATAAAAGGATAAAAAGCTAAAAAATAGGCAGTATCCTTTGTGGATTCTGTCTATTTATTTATTACTTTTTTAAGCACCTGCCATACACTAATAAAGAGTCTTTACGGAGAGAGGGAAGGGAATGTATTTTTACGGGACAACAGGCGTAAACGGCAAGGGTAATTTGGAAATAGGCGGAGTAGATGCAGTAGAGTTGGCCGAGCAATTTGGAACTCCTCTCTATGTTTATGACGTATCCTTAATGAGGGAAAGAGCTAGAGGATTTAAGCAGACTTTTGATGAACAAAATGTTAAAGCGCAAGTTGCCTATGCCAGTAAGGCCTTTTCGACGATTGCCATGCTTCAGCTTGCCGAGGAAGAAGGATTATCTCTTGATGTAGTCTCGGGTGGAGAATTATATACAGCTATTGCAGCTGGTTTTCCAGCCGAAAGAATTCATTTTCATGGTAACAATAAAAGCAGAGAAGAACTAGAAATGGCGCTTGACAACACAATAGGCTGTATTGTAGTTGATAATTTTTATGAATTAGAACTATTAAAAACAATCTGTCTTGAAAAAAATGAATCCATCAGTATTTTGCTTAGGGTTACTCCTGGAATTGAAGCACATACACATGATTACATCTTAACTGGTCAGGAAGATTCGAAATTTGGATTTGATTTGCAGAATGGACAAGCGGAGGAAGCTATAGTAACTGCCCTTCGATTTAATCAATTTAATGTTTTAGGATTACATTGTCATATAGGATCACAAATATTTGAGACTACAGGGTTCTTACTCGCTGCTGAAAAAATTGTCGGCAAAATGAATCAATGGAAAAATACTCTTAACTTTGAAGCAAAGGTACTTAATTTAGGCGGAGGTTTCGGCATCCGCTATACCAGCGAAGATGAACCGCTATTACCTTCACAATATGTTAGTGAAATTATTAAAGAGGTAAAGAAGTTAATTCAGCAGAACTCGATGACAATGCCGGAAATATGGATAGAGCCGGGACGATCACTTGTTGGTGACGCAGGTACAACATTATATCAAATAGGATCATCTAAAGAGGTTCCTGGTGTAAGAAAATATTTAGCTGTAGACGGTGGGATGAGTGACAATATTAGACCTGCGCTCTATCAAGCTAAGTATGAAGCTGTACTAGCTAATAAGCCATTAGCTGAGGCCACTAATAAGGTTTCTATTGCGGGAAAATGCTGTGAATCTGGTGATATGTTAATTTGGGATTTGCCTCTTCCAGAAACAAGTGATGACGATCTTCTGGCTGTTTTTTGTACTGGCGCCTATGGCTATTCGATGGCAAATAATTATAATCGGATACCTCGTCCGGCAGTTGTTTTCGTCGAAAATGGGAAAGCCACACTCGTGGTTAAAAGAGAAACGTATGAAGATTTACTACGATTAGACTTGCCATTAAAATAAATAAACTGCCGCAAAAGCGGCAGTTTATTTATTTTCTAATTCAGCTGTTGCGCCTAGGTTGATCGGGTCCTCTTTTTATGGAATAATGGATTATTTTTAATATATAGTGTAGAATGACAACATGTACGCTATCTTCAAATCGTATTTGGAGGTTATTTGATGAAGAAAAGTAACTGGAGTGTCTTTGGTATTCTTGTAGGACTAGCACTTGTATGGGGAATTATTTATTGGGTTTTTATTGTACCAAAATAATGTTCATCGGGATTGATAGTAGAACATTTATTATGTATGATTGACAATATTGAAACACTTTACGAATTGTACTACATATTATAAAGAAAACTGTTTATTTATGAATTAGTTGGAAAAAATATACTATCCCTAACTGGGTTTATTTAATATAATGAGGGAGCTATCATGTTAATTCGTTATAAGAAAACATTTGAAAAAATAGCCATGGGCTTATTGTCCTTTATGCCTACAGAAAAGGACTTGAAGAAACTTCAATTAACCATTAAGGAATATGAAACGGAAGAAAATTTGCAACTCTTTCTTTGGAAGGAAGAGGATATTATCGGTCTTATTGGGGTACAAATGATCGATAATGACGCTTCCATTATGATTCAACATATTTCTGTCAATCCCTCACATCGGTACCAAGGGGTCGGTAAAAGGATGGTTAAAGCTTTAAAGGATATGTATCCAGATAAGCAAATAACAGCTAATAATAACACTGCACCGTTTGTTGAGAAATGTGATTTTTGCTAACCTTAACCAATGAAAGGCAACGATACTATTCGTTGCCTTTTTTAACTCTTAATGCCTCTAAACGTTCTTCAATTACCATGGTTCTATCGCGTAATTTATGTCTATGTACGATAGATTCATCCTCAATATTACTCTTCTGTCCCCAATTAACCCCTCTATTTTCACATTCTTTCCTGCAGGTTTTTAGAAGTAAAGAGTCTGTCACAGGAAGATTAATGCTTTGATAAATTTCCTCGTTCTCAATTTCTCTCAGAAGTTTTGAGAGTAATTGAAATAGAACACTCACATCTAAACCCTGTTTGGATAAAACATTTTGATGTAGGGACAAGATTTTTATTGCCTTTTCCAAGGTTCGTTGGGCCCCCCTGAAATTTCCACGCCGATGATGATATCTTGACACTGCCAACAGGATGAAGCCAACCCATACAGAATCCTTCTTCTTATCGGTAGATTCCTTCCAATACTCTTCTAGAATTTCGTGGCACTCAAAATAATCACGGTCACCATTAAAATGGACTAAAAATTGAATATACTGCTCCGGGTACAAAAAATCCCCCCTAACCAATTAGATATGTACAGTGTAGCATATATTGATCCTTTCTTCAGGTGGTTCCAATAGAAAAAGCCCGCCGCAAAAGGGCGGACTTTCTTACTCACTTAGCTTACTTCGGCTTTCTTAATTAAAACCAAGAAGCACCAACGATAATTAACAGAATGAATAGAACCACGATTAAAGCAAAACCGCCTCCAAAACCGTAACCTTCAGCCATTTTCAAATACCTCCTATACTGTATTGATATTCTTTTCACTCTCATCATATGTAGTGTGCTTGTCCAGTGTTATAGGCCAACACCACATTTTCAATAATTAGGAAGGGAGTGAATTTTCTATTGGATAACGTTTACGAATCCTCTATACTAATAATAGTTATGACTTTAATGAAAATTACATCAAGGATTCTGGTGAAAGATGATACACTATAACGTAAAAATTGACGCTTTTG from Neobacillus sp. CF12 encodes:
- the deoB gene encoding phosphopentomutase, whose product is MAINTYKRIFLIVMDSVGIGESPDADQFGDKGADTLGHIAEKMNGLNMPNMGKLGLSNIREIKGIEKVAKPLAYYTKMMEASNGKDTMTGHWEIMGLNIQTPFRVFPDGFPDELLSELEERTGRKIIGNKPASGTEILDELGEEHMKTGALIVYTSADSVLQIAAHEEIIPIEEQYKICKIARELTLDEKYMVGRVIARPFLGEPGNFKRTANRHDYALKPFDRTVMSEMKDAALDVIAIGKISDIYDGEGVTQSLRTISNMDGMDKLVQTLDMDFTGMSFLNLVDFDALFGHRRDPEGYGNALEEYDARLPEVFAKMKDDDLLIITADHGNDPVAPGTDHTREYVPLIVYSKQMTEGKELPIRETFADIGATVADNFKVKMPNFGKSFLQELN
- a CDS encoding stage V sporulation protein AA codes for the protein MEKTVYIRMRNRVLAKPEESIYLMDIAQIIAPESIISELKKMKVHQISVKDKNIVIIDVMKVIRLISSLIEDVDVQTIGPAQTIIEVIMKKKQMSFPFFILIWFLLFFGSAMAIMNFHDDVSMRSVQEKLYKIITGVEDTKPWIFQIPYSIGLGLGMILFFNHVFQKRINEEPSPLEVEMFNYQMDLDNYVIIHENKESMKRTNDD
- the spoIIAB gene encoding anti-sigma F factor, whose amino-acid sequence is MKNQMNLQFSALSQNESFARVTVASFIAQLDPTMDELTEIKTVVSEAVTNSIIHGYENDPNGIVYIQVTIEDNIVDISIKDVGLGIVDVEEARQPLFTTKPDLERSGMGFTIMENFMDEVEVLTQPGKGTEVRLKKHLHTSKMLCN
- a CDS encoding purine-nucleoside phosphorylase, whose protein sequence is MNIENIQNAAGFLKEKYTNTPKVGLILGSGLGVLADEIENPVKIPYNEIPDFPISTVEGHAGQLVFGLLNGVEVVAMQGRFHFYEGYGMDKVTFPVRVMKELGVGMLIVTNAAGGVNESFEAGDLMIITDHINFMGTNPLIGPNDSKLGARFPDMSEPYSKELRAIAKEIASQIKINVKEGVYFGNPGPVYETPAEVRMVRTLGGDAVGMSTVPEVIVARHSGMKVLGISCISNMASGILDQPLTHDEVIETTERVKANFLLYIKEIVKSIAK
- the sigF gene encoding RNA polymerase sporulation sigma factor SigF, translated to MDVEVKKDKAQTYLKDHEVKELIKKSQDGDQAARDHIAEKNMRLVWSVVQRFLNRGYDPDDLFQIGCIGLLKSVDKFDLSYDVKFSTYAVPMIIGEIQRFIRDDGTVKVSRSLKEMGNRIRKAKDELSKTYGRIPTVNEISEHLQLSPEDVILAQEASRTPSSIHETVYENDGDPITLLDQIDDGNEGKWFDKIALKEAIRELDERERLIVYLRYYKDQTQSEVAVRLGISQVQVSRLEKKILQQMKDRMDL
- a CDS encoding pyrimidine-nucleoside phosphorylase; translated protein: MRMVDLIEKKRDGQELTTEEIKFIINGYTDGSIPDYQVSALTMAIFFQGMTEKERADLTMAMVESGDQIDLSQIEGIKVDKHSTGGVGDTTTLVLGPLVAALDVPVAKMSGRGLGHTGGTIDKLEAVKGFHVEIKNEEFIELVNKNKIAVIGQSGNLTPADKKLYALRDVTATVNSIPLIAGSIMSKKIAAGADAIVLDVKTGAGAFMKTLDDSRELAKAMVGIGNNVGRRTMAVISDMSQPLGFAIGNALEVKEAIDTLKGEGPEDLTELCLTLGSHMVYLAEKASSLAEARKMLENVIKDGSALEKFKVFLSSQGGDASIVDDPSKMPQAQFTFELEAKEDGYVSEIVADEVGTAAMILGAGRATKDSVIDLAVGLVLRKKIGDQVKKGESLVTIYSNFEDVNAVKEKLYENIIVSSEKVEAPILIHEEITL
- the spoIIAA gene encoding anti-sigma F factor antagonist; the encoded protein is MSLNIEMEIKHDVLLLRLSGELDHHTADELREKAANAIEKNDIRHIVLNLEQLSFMDSSGLGVILGRYKQIKQVHGEMVVCAISPAIQRLFDMSGMFKIIKLEPTEEFALQRLGVA
- a CDS encoding D-alanyl-D-alanine carboxypeptidase family protein, with the protein product MKRYISLLVVALLLTSLWIPSVSAEEKTSSDITNNVRSAILIERDTGQILYEKNSNEELPPASMTKIMTMLLIMEAIDKGKLKWDENVRTSEYAASMGGSQIFLEPGEEMTVKQMLQGIAIGSGNDASVAMAEKIAGSEEAFVDMMNDKVKELGLKNTIFKNTTGLPGSGHYSSAHDMAIMAKELLKYEDITKFTGMYEAYLRENTDKKFWLVNTNKLVRFYPGVDGLKTGFTAEAKYCLTATAQKDGMRVIAVVFGAPTSKERNAQVTKMLNYAFAQYQTHPMYKRNQVIGDAHVNKGKDKKVEAITSEPLSLLTKKGEKTEDVKRKVILKKDLNAPVNKGDTVGTIQLVKNGKVVLESELVAKNDVKEANWWTLYKRSFGMFTKAGK